One stretch of Numenius arquata chromosome 8, bNumArq3.hap1.1, whole genome shotgun sequence DNA includes these proteins:
- the MMACHC gene encoding cyanocobalamin reductase / alkylcobalamin dealkylase, with protein MEGRVAEGLRSALGPFGFEVHAFKVGWYNAVLQPAFHLPYPDDTLAFVVLSTPSMFDKALKPFVNKERLKIIRDPVDQCVSHHLARVKEKFPDQKVDVIFDYEILPSRKPKFLAQTAAHVAGAAYYYQRKDVKLDPWGKKKIYGVCIHPKYGGWFAIRGLLLFPDIQVPFLEQSAPVDCVSTEEKRIELLEEFNFHWQDGRYRDIIEVKEKYSEEQKAYFATPPAERFRLLGLTQEAQRSTFH; from the exons ATGGAGGGGCGCGTGGCGGAGGGTCTCCGCAGCGCCCTGGGCCCCTTCGGCTTCGAGGTGCACGCCTTCAAG GTTGGATGGTACAATGCTGTTCTCCAGCCAGCCTTTCACCTCCCCTACCCAGATGACACATTGGCCTTCGTGGTCCTCAGCACGCCTTCAATGTTTGACAAAGCCCTTAAACCTTTTGTGAACAAAGAACGGTTAAAAATAATCAGGGATCCTGTGGATCAGTGTGTTTCTCATCATTTGGCACGGGTGAAGGAG AAATTCCCTGACCAGAAGGTGGACGTCATCTTTGATTACGAGATCCTGCCAAGCAGAAAGCCCAAGTTCTTGGCGCAGACAGCTGCCCATGTGGCTGGAGCCGCGTATTACTACCAAAGGAAGGATGTGAAGCTTGATCCTTGGGGGAAAAAG aagatcTATGGCGTATGTATCCATCCCAAGTATGGCGGTTGGTTTGCTATCCGGGGTCTCCTCCTGTTTCCAGACATCCAGGTACCGTTCCTGGAACAGTCTGCCCCTGTCGACTGTgtgagcacagaggaaaaaagaattgaGTTGCTGGAGGAATTCAATTTCCACTGGCAGGATGGCCGCTACAGGGACATAATTGAAGTGAAGGAAAAGTATTCGGAGGAGCAAAAAGCCTACTTTGCCACTCCTCCAGCAGAGAGATTTAGACTGCTAGGGCTGACACAGGAAGCCCAGAGAAGCACATTTCACTGA